In the genome of Streptomyces sp. NBC_00259, the window CCGGTCAAGGACGCGGCGGCCGAGCCGCGCTCGTCCGGCATGGCGCTCGCCCGCCGGGCCGCCGCCGCGTTCAAGTTCCACCGGCTGGTCCTCGGCATCGAGGCGTCCCTGCTCATCCTGGTGCTGGCGGTCCTCGACCAGGTCCAGGGCGACCTCTTCTTCTCCCGCCTGGGCGTCGCCGTGCTGGCCGGTATCGCGATGCTGCAGACCGTGCTGCACCTGGTGTCCATCCTCGTCTCCAGCAGGCTGAGGTGAGCACCGTGAAGCTCGGCGCCGTCATCATCACCATGGGCAACCGGCCCGACGATCTGCGGGCACTGCTCGACTCGGTCGCCAAGCAGCAGGGCGACCCGGTCGAGGTGGTCGTCGTCGGCAACGGCGCCCCCGTCACCGGAGTGCCCGACGGCGTCCGCACCGTCGACCTTCCGGAGAACCTGGGCATCCCGGGCGGCCGCAACGTCGGCATCGAGGCCTTCGGCCCCGCCGGCGGCGACGTCGACGTCCTGCTCTTCCTCGACGACGACGGCCTGCTGCCCAACACGGACACCGCCGAGCTGGTCCGCCGGGCCTTCTCGGAGGACCCCGGCCTCGGGATCGTCAGCTTCCGGATCGCCGACCCGGAGACCGGGCTCACCCAGCGCAGGCACGTCCCGCGGCTGCGCGCCTCCGACCCGATGCGCTCCTCACGCGTGACGACCTTCCTCGGCGGCGCAAACGCCGTCCGTACGAAGGTCCTGGCCCAGGTCGGCGCGCTGCCGGACGAGTTCTTCTACGCGCACGAGGAGACCGACCTCGCCTGGCGGGCCCTCGACGCGGGCTGGATGATCGACTACCGCTCCGACATGGTGCTGTTCCATCCGACGATGCCGCCGTCCCGGCACGCGGTCTACCACCGCATGGTGGCCCGTAACCGGGTGTGGCTGGCACGTCGCAATCTGCCCGCGCCCCTGGTGCCCGTCTATCTCGGGGTGTGGATCGTGCTCACACTCCTCAGGCGGCCCACCGTTGTGGCGCTCAAGGCATGGTTCGCCGGTTTCAGGGAGGGATGGACGACCCCGTGCGGGCCGCGCCGTCCCATGAAGTGGCGTACCGTGTGGCGACTGACGCGACTGGGCCGACCGCCTGTCGTGTGACCGGCCGGGATCTGAGAGCATCGGGCGTACTCCGGGACCTGGCCGCCACCTGAGGCCCGATTGACGCGCATCTTGAACACGAAAGTTTCAACTTGTGAGTGACACAACCCATGACGGTGCGATCGCCATGAGCGCTCGGCCGTCTCCCGACGACGGTCTGACGCCGGCGGAGCTGGCCGCCAAGTACGGCCTGTCGGTGAGCGGTGCCCGACCGGGGCTCATCGAGTACGTCAGGCAGCTCTGGGGCCGCCGGCACTTCATCCTGGCGTTCTCCTCCGCGAAGCTCACGGCCCAGTACAGCCAGGCCAAGCTCGGCCAGCTGTGGCAGGTCGCGACGCCGCTGCTGAACGCGCTGGTCTACTACCTGATCTTCGGGCTCATCCTCGGCGCCGGACGCGGGATGTCGAAGGAGGTCTACATCCCGTTCCTGGTGGCGGGCGTGTTCGTCTTCACGTTCACGCAGACCTCGGTGATGGCCGGCGTGCGGGCGATCTCGGGCAATCTGGGCCTGGTACGGGCGCTGCACTTCCCGCGCGCGTCGCTGCCCATCTCCTTCGCGCTGCAGCAGCTCCAGCAGCTGCTGTTCTCGATGATCGTGCTCGTGCTGATCGTGGTGGCGTTCGGCAGCTATCCGTCGCTCAGCTGGCTGCTGGTGGTCCCCGCGCTGGCGCTGCAGTTCGTCTTCAACATCGGCCTCGCGCTGATCATGGCCCGCATGGGCAGCAAGACGCCCGACCTCGCCCAGCTGATGCCGTTCATCATGCGGACGTGGATGTACGGCTCCGGCGTCATGTTCTCGATCAAGGTGATGCTCGCGGACAAGCCGGCCTGGATCGCCGAGGTCCTGATGTACAACCCCGCGGCGATCTACATGGACCTGATCCGCTTCGCCCTGATCGACGGGTACGACTCGTCGAACCTGCCCTCGCACGTGTGGCTGGCCGGAGTGATCTGGGCGGTGCTCCTCGGTGTCGCCGGGTTCGTGTACTTCTGGAAGGCGGAGGAGCGCTATGGCCGTGGCTGAGCACCTCGAAGACCCGCGCGACGCCCGGGTGCCCACCGTCATCGCCGACGAGGTGCACATCGTGTACCGCGTCAACGGCGGCAGCGGCGGCAAGGGCAGTGCGACCGCCGCGCTGAGCCGCATACTCCGGCGCGACCGCGGCGAGTCCCGCGGTGTCCGCAAGGTCCACGCCGTGCGCGGTGTCTCCTTCACCGCCTACCGCGGCGAGGCCATCGGCCTGATCGGTACCAACGGCTCCGGGAAGTCGACCCTGCTGCGGGCCATCGCCGGCCTGCTGCCGACCGAGAGCGGCAAGGTCTACACCGACGGCCAGCCGTCGCTGCTGGGCGTCAACGCGGCCCTCATGGGCGATCTGACCGGTGAGCGGAACGTCATCCTCGGCGGTCTGGCCATGGGCATGTCGCGCGAGGAGATCCGCTCGCGCTACCAGGGCATCGTCGACTTCTCCGGCATCAACGAGAAGGGCGACTTCATCACCCTGCCGATGCGCACGTACTCGTCCGGTATGGGCGCCAGGCTCCGCTTCGCGATCGCCGCGGCGAAGAACCACGACGTGCTGATGATCGACGAGGCGCTGGCCACCGGTGACCGGAGGTTCCAGATCCGCTCCGAGGAGCGCATCCGGGAGCTGCGCAAGGAGGCCGGTACGGTCTTCCTGGTCAGTCACAGCAACAAGTCGATCCGTGACACCTGCGATCGCGTCCTGTGGCTGGAGAAGGGCGAGCTGCTCATGGACGGCCCGACCGACGAGGTCATCAGGGCGTACGAGAAGGAGACCGGGAAGTAGGTCCCGCTCGCGAGGCATGCCACGCGGAAGGGCCCCCGCCGGAGTGCTCCGGCGGGGGCCCTCTCGCACGCGGGCCGGTCTCACCGGCCCGTGCGCGAGGCGCGGATTCCGGGTCGAGCGGTGGTCCGCGCGCCGTCAAGCATCCGTCAAGTCCTGTGTTCCTCGGGAATGTTGGCCCCGGATCGCATGGTTCTCGTCACGCACGCAGCACCCCGGAGGGGTCCGGGACGTTGTACAACGTAAGCTGTACCGGTGCTGATTCATGGCAAGTGGGGCGATACACCCTGAAGAATCCCGCTGGCCGGGCGGCGAAACCCCTCGTGGGGACCGGCGGCGTGTCCGAAATAGGATGTATTAGGTCAGCAGTGTAGAACGGGAGATGTGACGGCCATGACGGAAAATCTCCAGCTCCGCGAGGGCAGTGCCGTCCCCGCACCGGGCAGTCCGCAGTGACAGGTACCCGGCAGGTGCGCCCCGACGCCTCCACGCTCGACAAGGCCGCGGACGAGAACTTCCCCGTGGCCCCCTTCTTCCTGCCCCGCGCCTGGCGCAACGACCTCATGGCCGTCTACGGCTACGCCCGCCTGGTCGACGACATCGGGGACGGCGACCTCGCCCCCGGCGGCGCCGACGCGCGGCACCTCGGCCTCGACCCCGCGCAGAGCGACGACCGCCTCGCGATGCTCGACGCCTTCGAGGCCGACCTGCGGCGCGTCTTCGCCGCCGGCGAGGACCCGCGCCATCCGCTGCTGCGCGCCCTGGTGCCCACCGTGCGCCGCTGCTCGCTCACCCCCGAGCCGTTCCTCGGTCTCATCGAGGCCAACCGCCGGGACCAGCTCGTGCACCGCTACGGGACGTCCGACGACCTCGCCGCCTACTGCGAGCTCTCCGCCAACCCCGTCGGCCGTCTCGTCCTGGGCATCACCGGCACCGCCACCTCCGAGCGGATCCGCCACTCCGACGCCATCTGCACCGCCCTGCAGATCGTCGAGCACCTCCAGGACATCGCCGAGGACCTGGCCGCCGACCGCGTCTACCTCCCGGCCGAGGACATGAAGCGGTTCCATGTCACCGAGGCGGACCTGGCGGCGCCGACGGCGGGCGCCCCGGTGCGCGCCCTGATCGCGTACGAGGCCGAGCGCGCGGGGCGGCTGCTGGACGAGGGCACCCCGCTGGTGGGCAGCGTCCACGGCAGGCTCAGACTGCTGCTCGCCGGATTCGTGGCCGGGGGACGCGCCACCCTCGCCGCGATCGAGGCCGTCGGCCACGACGTGCTCCCCGGACCGCCCAGAGCCACCAAGCCCCGACTGATGCGTGAAGTGGGAACTGTCTTGCGTAGAGCGCGTAGAGAGGGGTGAGCCGGAGCATGGAGGAGTACACACACATGTCCGCGCCGGTCCAGGCCGCGTACAGCTACTGCGAGGCCGTCACGGGGACGCAGGCGCGCAACTTCGCCTACGGCATCAGGCTTCTGCCCGCCGACAAGCGGCAGGCCATGTCCGCGCTGTACGCCTTCTCCCGGCGGGTCGACGACATCGGTGACGGATCGCTCGGCGAGAGCGCCAAGCGGGACCGGCTCGAGGCGACCCGCGAGCTGCTCGGCAGGATCCGCGACGGCAAGGTGGGCGAGGACGACACCGACCCGGTCGCGGTGGCCCTCGCGGACGCCGCGCACCGCTTCCCGATCCCGCTCGACGGGCTCGACGAGCTCATCGACGGCGTCCTCATGGACGTCCGGGGCGAGACGTACGAGACCTGGGACGACCTCAAGGTCTACTGCCGGTGTGTCGCGGGCGCCATCGGCCGGCTCTCGCTCGGCGTGTTCGGCACCCTGCCCGGCGCGCGCGGCGCCGAGCGCGCCCCCGAGTACGCCGACACGCTCGGGCTCGCACTCCAGCTCACCAACATCCTCCGCGACGTCCGCGAGGACGCCGCCAACGGCCGGACGTATCTGCCCACCGACGACCTCGCCAAGTTCGGCTGCTCCGCGGGCTTCCACGGCACCACCCCGCCGCCCGGCGCCGACTTCAGCGGCCTGGTCCACTTCGAAGTGCGGCGCGCCCGGGGCCTGTTCGCCGAGGGCTACCGGCTCCTGCCCATGCTCGACCGGCGCAGCGGCGCCTGTGTCGCCGCCATGGCCGGGATCTACCGCCGCCTCCTCGACCGCATCGAGCGCGACCCGGAGGCCGTCCTGCGCGGCCGCGTCTCGC includes:
- a CDS encoding glycosyltransferase family 2 protein, which translates into the protein MKLGAVIITMGNRPDDLRALLDSVAKQQGDPVEVVVVGNGAPVTGVPDGVRTVDLPENLGIPGGRNVGIEAFGPAGGDVDVLLFLDDDGLLPNTDTAELVRRAFSEDPGLGIVSFRIADPETGLTQRRHVPRLRASDPMRSSRVTTFLGGANAVRTKVLAQVGALPDEFFYAHEETDLAWRALDAGWMIDYRSDMVLFHPTMPPSRHAVYHRMVARNRVWLARRNLPAPLVPVYLGVWIVLTLLRRPTVVALKAWFAGFREGWTTPCGPRRPMKWRTVWRLTRLGRPPVV
- a CDS encoding ABC transporter permease; the encoded protein is MSDTTHDGAIAMSARPSPDDGLTPAELAAKYGLSVSGARPGLIEYVRQLWGRRHFILAFSSAKLTAQYSQAKLGQLWQVATPLLNALVYYLIFGLILGAGRGMSKEVYIPFLVAGVFVFTFTQTSVMAGVRAISGNLGLVRALHFPRASLPISFALQQLQQLLFSMIVLVLIVVAFGSYPSLSWLLVVPALALQFVFNIGLALIMARMGSKTPDLAQLMPFIMRTWMYGSGVMFSIKVMLADKPAWIAEVLMYNPAAIYMDLIRFALIDGYDSSNLPSHVWLAGVIWAVLLGVAGFVYFWKAEERYGRG
- a CDS encoding ABC transporter ATP-binding protein is translated as MAVAEHLEDPRDARVPTVIADEVHIVYRVNGGSGGKGSATAALSRILRRDRGESRGVRKVHAVRGVSFTAYRGEAIGLIGTNGSGKSTLLRAIAGLLPTESGKVYTDGQPSLLGVNAALMGDLTGERNVILGGLAMGMSREEIRSRYQGIVDFSGINEKGDFITLPMRTYSSGMGARLRFAIAAAKNHDVLMIDEALATGDRRFQIRSEERIRELRKEAGTVFLVSHSNKSIRDTCDRVLWLEKGELLMDGPTDEVIRAYEKETGK
- the hpnC gene encoding squalene synthase HpnC, whose translation is MTGTRQVRPDASTLDKAADENFPVAPFFLPRAWRNDLMAVYGYARLVDDIGDGDLAPGGADARHLGLDPAQSDDRLAMLDAFEADLRRVFAAGEDPRHPLLRALVPTVRRCSLTPEPFLGLIEANRRDQLVHRYGTSDDLAAYCELSANPVGRLVLGITGTATSERIRHSDAICTALQIVEHLQDIAEDLAADRVYLPAEDMKRFHVTEADLAAPTAGAPVRALIAYEAERAGRLLDEGTPLVGSVHGRLRLLLAGFVAGGRATLAAIEAVGHDVLPGPPRATKPRLMREVGTVLRRARREG
- the hpnD gene encoding presqualene diphosphate synthase HpnD is translated as MEEYTHMSAPVQAAYSYCEAVTGTQARNFAYGIRLLPADKRQAMSALYAFSRRVDDIGDGSLGESAKRDRLEATRELLGRIRDGKVGEDDTDPVAVALADAAHRFPIPLDGLDELIDGVLMDVRGETYETWDDLKVYCRCVAGAIGRLSLGVFGTLPGARGAERAPEYADTLGLALQLTNILRDVREDAANGRTYLPTDDLAKFGCSAGFHGTTPPPGADFSGLVHFEVRRARGLFAEGYRLLPMLDRRSGACVAAMAGIYRRLLDRIERDPEAVLRGRVSLPGHEKAYVAVRGLSGLDARHISRQAVRRRA